The Myotis daubentonii chromosome 9, mMyoDau2.1, whole genome shotgun sequence genome has a segment encoding these proteins:
- the LOC132242050 gene encoding dnaJ homolog subfamily C member 17-like encodes MSVAKELLQMDLYALLGIEEKAAVKEVKKAYRQKALSCHPDKNPDNPRAAELFHQLSQALEVLTDAAARAEYDKVRKAKKQAAERTQKLDERRKKVKLDLEARERQAQAQAQEEEESRGTRTLEQEIERLREEGSRQLEKQQRLMQEQIRQEREQRLRGKAEHPEGKGTPKLKLKWKCREEGSKGGYSRDILLQLLQKYGEVLNLVLSSKKAGTAVAEFATIKAAELAVQNEVGLVDNPLKISWLEGRPQGKDGPGHPGRSQGSVVSERDYESLVMMRMRQAAERQQLIAQMQQEDKVGQLT; translated from the coding sequence ATGTCGGTGGCCAAGGAGCTCTTACAGATGGACCTGTATGCGCTGCTAGGCATTGAGGAGAAGGCGGCGGTCAAAGAGGTGAAGAAGGCATATAGGCAGAAGGCCCTCTCCTGCCATCCAGACAAAAATCCGGATAATCCCAGAGCAGCTGAACTCTTCCACCAGCTTTCTCAGGCCTTGGAGGTACTGACTGATGCTGCAGCCAGGGCCGAGTATGACAAGGTCAGGAAAGCCAAGAAGCAGGCAGCAGAGAGGACCCAGAAACTAgatgagagaaggaagaaagtgaAGCTTGACCTGGAGGCCCGGGAGCGGcaggctcaggcccaggcccaggaggaggaggagagccggGGCACCAGGACACTGGAGCAGGAGATCGAGCGCCTGCGAGAAGAGGGTTCCCGGCAGCTGGAAAAACAGCAGAGGCTGATGCAGGAGCAGATACGCCAGGAACGGGAGCAGAGGCTGAGAGGAAAGGCAGAACATCCTGAAGGCAAAGGAACTCCCAAGCTAAAGCTAAAATGGAAGTGCAGAGAGGAGGGGTCAAAAGGCGGCTACTCCAGAGATATCCTCCTGCAGCTTCTTCAAAAGTACGGAGAGGTGCTCAATCTGGTACTTTCCAGCAAGAAGGCAGGCACCGCCGTGGCGGAGTTTGCAACCATCAAGGCTGCGGAGCTGGCTGTCCAGAATGAAGTGGGCCTGGTTGATAATCCTCTGAAGATTTCCTGGTTGGAGGGACGGCCCCAGGGCAAGGACGGCCCCGGCCACCCAGGCCGGTCACAGGGCTCGGTGGTGTCCGAGAGGGACTACGAAAGCCTCGTCATGATGCGCATGCGCCAAGCAGCTGAGCGGCAGCAGCTGATTGCCCAGATGCAGCAGGAGGACAAGGTGGGGCAGCTGACGTAG